DNA from Gavia stellata isolate bGavSte3 chromosome 16, bGavSte3.hap2, whole genome shotgun sequence:
GGGGTGGCGTGGCCAGGCACCTGGTGACGTCCCTGTGTCCCGCAGGTGGAGTGGCTGCGCAATGAGGAGCTGGTGGACCCGGCGCTGGACGCCAACGTCTACGTGACGCCAGAGCACAGCCTGGTGCTGCGCCAGGCCCGCCTGGCCGATACCGCCAACTACACCTGTGTGGCCAAAAACATTGTGGCCCGTCGCCGCAGCACCTCCGCCGCCATCACTGTCTATGGTATGGCCCCACCGCGCCTGTCCCCACCATGCTGCCCTGGTGTCGCCCTCCCCGTCCTGtccctccctgcatcccccGTCCTGCCGGGGCACTGACGGGTCCCTCTCCACCCAGTGAACGGCGGCTGGTCAACATGGACGCAGTGGTCGGGCTGCAGCACCAGCTGTGGACGGGGCTGGCAGAAGCGGAGCCGGACCTGCACCAACCCCACGCCTCTCAACGGGGGGGCTTTCTGTGAGGGCCAAAATGTGCAGAAAACTGCCTGCACCACCCTCTGCCCAGGTACCCACCCTGCCCGGGGCATCGCTGCCTTGCCCACCGTGCCGATGCTGCACTCCCTGCTGCACCCACCGCCGTCCCTGTCGCCCTGGGTGTCTCGTCCTCTCACCCCCCGTGTGTCCGTCTCTGCCggccccagggcaggggagggggatgGCAGCGGGGTGCTGACCCCCGGCTGTGCCCACAGTGGACGGTGCCTGGTCGGAGTGGAGCAAGTGGTCGGTGTGCGGGGCCGAGTGCACCCACTGGCGGAGTCGGGAGTGTTCGGAGCCGGCGCCGCGCAATGGGGGCCACGATTGCCGCGGCCCCGAGCTGGACACCCGTAACTGCACCTCTGAGCTCTGCAGCCATGGTGAGCACAGCGGGGATAGCGGGGACCTCCCCTGGGATGGGGGACTGCGGGTGCCCATGGGTGCTGATGCTCTGCCCCGTGCAGCCACCCCCGGTGCGGAGGACGTGGCGCTGTACGTGGGGCTGGTGGCCGTGGCCGTgtgcctggtgctgctgctgctggtgggggtGCTGGTGTACTGCCGCAAGAAGGGGGGCCTGGACGCCGACGTGGCCGACTCCTCCATCCTCACTGCTGGCTTCCAGCCCGTCAGCATCAAGCCCAGCAAGGCCGGTGAGCGAGGGTTGTGGGGACAGGACTCTGCAGCCGTGCTGGGACACAGTGTCCCCTGGGACCTGGAGGCAGCCATGCCCCTGGGAGGAGCTCTGGGAGGGCTCTCTGCCCCATGGGGTCCTGGCCTTGACAGGGGTCTGTCCCCTATAGGATCCCTGACATAGGGATGCGGACTTTGTCTTAAAAGGGTTCCTGACTGTGGGGTCAGTGTGTTGTGCCCCCATAGGGTCCCTGGCTGTGGGTGGGGGCTCTGTGTCCTATAGGGTCCCTGGTCCATATAGGTGCTGTGCCCTGACTTGGTGCTGTGCGCTCCGAGGACCCCGGGGGTGGCTGTGCCCCACAGGATCCTTACCATGGGGCAGGGGCCGTGCGCTGTGCCGCTGGCAGGGTCTCCCTGTCCCCACCGTGCCTGGTGCCACGGTCCCCTGCTCTGTGCCGCAGACAACCCCAGCCTGCTCACCATCCAGCCCGACCTCAGCACCGCCACCATGACCTACCAGGGCTCGCTCTGCCCACGCCAGGATGGCCCTGCCAAGCTCCAGCTGCCCAATGGGCACCTCCTGAGCCCACTGGGTGCTGGGCGGCACACGCTGCACCACAGCTCGCCCACTGCCGAGGGTGCCGACTTCGTGGCCCGGCTCTCCACCCAAAGCTACTTTCGCTCCCTGCCCCGCGGCACCACCAACATGGCCTACGGCACCTTCAATTTCTTGGGGGGGCGGCTCATGATCCCCAACACAGGTAAGGCAGGGTGGGCGCGGGTTGCTGGACCATCGCCTGGTGTGGGTGGGTCCCCATGGGGCTCACCCCTTCTGCGCCTGCACCCCCCCACTCAGGGATCAGCCTGCTCATCCCACCCGATGCCATCCCACGGGGGAAGATCTACGAGGTCTACCTGACCCTGCACAAGCAGGAGGAGGTGAGGTAAGTGCCGTggccggggctgccgggacacggggctgctgggggggggggctggctcCACTCAGCTGCCCCCATCgctgccccaggctgcccctggCCGGCTGCCAGACGCTGCTGAGCCCCATCGTCAGCTGCGGCCCCCCTGGGGTCCTCCTCACCCGCCCTGCCATCCTGGCCATGGGTCACTGCGTGGAGGCCAGTGCTGAGAACTGGAGCATCCGGCTGAAGAAGCAGTCATGCGAGGGCACGTGGGAGGTGAGCACCCGCCGTGGGGCTCGAGGCGGtcggggttggggggggggcgggatgCCTGTGTCTGGGGTGCATCTCTGCCTGGGTGCCGCAGGATGTGCTGCAGCTGGGCGCCGAGCCGTGCACAGAGCTCTACTACTGCCAGCTGGAAGCGCAGGCTTGCTACATCTTCACGGAGCAGCTGGGGCGCTTCGCCCTGGTTGGGGAGTCCCTCAGCATGGCAGCCTCCAAGCGCCTCAAGCTGGTCCTGTTCGCGCCGGCCGCCTGCCCCTCTCTCGAGTACAACATCCGCGTCTACTGCCTCAGCGACACCCAGGACGTTCTCAAGGTACTGGGGGGTCCCCACGCAACAGCCCCCCCATCCTGGCTCGGGGTGagggctgtgcaggcagggctgggctcccAGGGCGCAGCAGCTTCTGCCCaactgctgcctgtgctggcaggaggtgatccagctggagaagcagctgggGGGGCAGCTGATCGGAGCCCCCCGGGTGCTGCACTTCAAGGACAGCTACCACAACCTGCGCCTCTCCATCCACGACATG
Protein-coding regions in this window:
- the UNC5A gene encoding netrin receptor UNC5A, which translates into the protein MGARPRRRRAPAAAAAAAATAAAAAPGPLGALLAAALLAAAGAQQSATVANPVSGASPDLLPHFQLEPEDVYIVKNKAVSLACRATPATQIYFKCNGEWVHQGDHITQHSTDRGTGLPVMEVRIEVTRQQVEKIFGLEEYWCQCVAWSSSGTTKSQKAFVRIAYLRKNFEQEPTARDVSIEQGIVLPCRPPEGIPPAEVEWLRNEELVDPALDANVYVTPEHSLVLRQARLADTANYTCVAKNIVARRRSTSAAITVYVNGGWSTWTQWSGCSTSCGRGWQKRSRTCTNPTPLNGGAFCEGQNVQKTACTTLCPVDGAWSEWSKWSVCGAECTHWRSRECSEPAPRNGGHDCRGPELDTRNCTSELCSHATPGAEDVALYVGLVAVAVCLVLLLLVGVLVYCRKKGGLDADVADSSILTAGFQPVSIKPSKADNPSLLTIQPDLSTATMTYQGSLCPRQDGPAKLQLPNGHLLSPLGAGRHTLHHSSPTAEGADFVARLSTQSYFRSLPRGTTNMAYGTFNFLGGRLMIPNTGISLLIPPDAIPRGKIYEVYLTLHKQEEVRLPLAGCQTLLSPIVSCGPPGVLLTRPAILAMGHCVEASAENWSIRLKKQSCEGTWEDVLQLGAEPCTELYYCQLEAQACYIFTEQLGRFALVGESLSMAASKRLKLVLFAPAACPSLEYNIRVYCLSDTQDVLKEVIQLEKQLGGQLIGAPRVLHFKDSYHNLRLSIHDMPSSLWKSKLLASYQEIPFYHIWSGLQPFLHCTFTLERLSPSTCELACKIWVWQVEGDGQSFTVNFNIAKDTRFSDWLVPDSEVGAPALVGPSAFKIPFLIRQKIISSLDPPGTRGADWRTLAQQLNLDSHLSFFASKPSPTAMILNLWEARHFPNGNLSQLAAAVAEVGKQDGALFAVSEAEC